ttttccacattctgaacaagaaaacggtttctctcctgtgtgagttctctgatgctgAGCTAACGTTGATTtttctataaaacatttcccacattctgaacaagaaaaaggcttctctcctgtgtgaattatctgatgcCTAACAAGGCTTATTTTCCAtgcgaaacatttcccacattctgaacaagaaaatggctttcctcctgtgtgacttctctgatgctgATCTAGCGATACtttctgtgcaaaacatttcccgcattctgaacaagaaaacggcttctctcctgtgtgaattttctgatgttttacAAGCACtgatttctctgtaaaacatttcccacattctgaacaagaaaatggcttctctcctgtgtgacttctctgatgctgATCCAGCAATACtttctgtgcaaaacatttcccgcattctgaacaagaaaaaggcttctctcctgtgtgaattatctgatgcCTAACAAGGCTTATTTTCCAtgcgaaacatttcccacattctgaacaagaaaatggcttctctcctgtgtgacttctctgatgctgATCTAGCGATACtttctgtgcaaaacatttcccgcattctgaacaagaaaacgacttctttcctgtgtgaattttctgatgttttacAAGGACTGATttttctgcaaaacatttcccacattctgaacaagaaaatggtttctcccctgtgtgagttctctgatgactAACAATACCTGATTTgtatctaaaacatttcccacattctgaacaggaaaatggcttctcttctgtgtgaattctctgatgtttaacaaggtttgattgcactgcaaaacatttcccacattctgaacaagaaaacggtttCTCTCCTATGTGAGATTCTTGATGTTGCATTAAAAGTATTTTGTGataaaaacattttccacattctgaacaagaaaacggtttctctcctgtgtgagttctctgatgctgAGCTAACGTTGATTtttctataaaacatttcccacattctgaacaagaaaaaggcttctctcctgtgtgaattatctcATGTCTAACAAGGCTTATTTTCCAtgcgaaacatttcccacattctgaacaagaaaatggcttctctcctgtgtgacttctctgatgctgATCTAGCGATACtttctgtgcaaaacatttcccgcattctgaacaagaaaacgacttctttcctgtgtgaattttctgatgttttacAAGGACTGATttttctgcaaaacatttcccacattctgaacaagaaaatggtttctcccctgtgtgagttctctgatgactAACAATACCTGATTTgtatctaaaacatttcccacattctgaacaggaaaatggcttctcttctgtgtgaattctctgatgtttaacaaggtttgattgcactgcaaaacatttcccacattctgaacaagaaaacggtttCTCTCCTATGTGAGATTCTTGATGTTGCATTAAAAGTATTTTGTGataaaaacattttccacattctgaacaagaaaacggtttctctcctgtgtgagttctctgatgctgAGCTAACGTTGATTtttctataaaacatttcccacattctgaacaagaaaaaggcttctctcctgtgtgaattatctcATGTCTAACAAGGCTTATTTTCCAtgcgaaacatttcccacattctgaacaagaaaatggcttctctcctgtgtgacttctctgatgctgATCTAGCGATACtttctgtgcaaaacatttcccgcattctgaacaagaaaacggcttctctcctgtgtgaattttctgatgttttacAAGCACtgatttctctgtaaaacatttcccacattctgaacaagaaaatggcttctctcctgtgtgacttctctgatgctgATCTAGCGATACtttctgtgcaaaacatttcccgcattctgaacaagaaaacagcttctctcctgtgtgccttctctgatgtttaacaaggactgatttatatctaaaacatttcccacattctgaacaagaaaacggcttctctcctgtgtgagttctcggATGCTGAGCTAACAttgatttttctgtaaaacatttcccccattctgaacaagaaaacaatttctctcctgtgtgacttctctgatgtgtgacAAAATGtgatttctctgtaaaacatttgccacattctgaacatgaacatgacttctcccctgtgtgagcacTTTGATGTTGTCCTGTTCTGTGACATTTCTCCTGCTTATCGGCCTGTGATGGAccagaagatgggacctgtacaagaggatcagatgatgtatCTTTGCTGTAAAGGGCTGaggagatatctgggataatggcaggttcttcatatgtatcttgtgtgatagcacaatcctctgctttacaatctgcagatatcagacgtccctctgagctcccgataccttcatctgccaagaataaagcagATTCTTTAATACTAAAAAACTTACAAAtgtatagaaatgttataaaatatcagtaTCTAATAACAAGTCATGTAGCAAAATCTAATTatcatctaagggtgcttttCCACAGGCTTACAGCCGCTAGAGTAAACACTGAAAAGAGCCATTACGGACAACTGTCAGTCCATGTAAACACGGGTCCTGACAGAGCAAGTAAGTGAGAATAGTTCACTTGGCGAAGTTGCTTGGTTTGCAGCTCACATAAAGACCAAGAGATTGTCAGTGtagaaaacatcaccaaaaactacAGATGTGAATCGGGACTTACAAGGAACTAATTCTGACTTCCATCAATAACATGGGTATCCTGGGGGATCTGAAAAAGGGTCATGAAACTAACTTGCAGCAGAGTCTTTCACAAGCCCCGGGTTCCGGTCCCCGGTAGATCTCCGAGCCAAAGCTACAGGAAtagtatattccatacagatggagttcggccatttctgcaacaagatcagtttttgtttttccataaagaACTCACAGAAAATCTCCCATGAAGCAAGATGTCAGTAACACACAGTGTACAGCAAATAAGGAACCGCTCATCTATAAAACAGCTTAGTACATACAGTAATTCTATATGCGGTCACATCAAACCAGGACTAAGCAGGGGGAAGGGAGGCAGGTGACAACCCAGCTGGGTTCGCCCGTACAGGTTTACGGCCACTTAGCTTGCCCCACTCTTAAAGGTCCGATGGCTACTGCGGCTACTAGTGCTGAGAGTCTTACTCATGGTACTGCCGTGTCCCGCTTTCTCATAGGCTGACAGAGTGACCTCACTCCTCCCTTCCCAGCTCCAGCGTTCACTGTAGTCTGAGTGACTACGCGAGGGAAAAGAAGTGAGGTGACATTGTGAGCCTGTGAGAGAGATGATGGGGACTGTTTTCAGGACCTTGGAGGATTATAGGGACTATTTGGGTAATATGGAAGGATGATGGAGCCGCTTGTAGAGTTGTTGTATTCCACATTATTCACTTGTTACCTGCAATGCAAATTTTTAGTACAGTAAACTCCCTCTTCCTTCCCTGCCCCTCTAATTCCTCCCCTCTCCCAGAACACAACTGTTCCAATGAACATTAAGCACTCACCTCTAAGCAGATCGGTATTAAGGAGACCAAAGGCATGCAGCCATTTgaggcatatattgtatttctgtaACGTTTTCCTTTTGCAATAAACACCTTTTTTCCACATTAGAATTTGAGTGACTTTTTGTGAGTTTGGTCAGATCAGGAGGGTCTCATCCAGCTGGTGCGGTGCTATTAATTTTCTGGTACTGACAGTTTCTCATTCACATAACCCAGAACGCCTACCAGCGGGGTAAATTCTAATGTACATACACACTATGGATCAGACTGCATACCTCGGACCAATATTTTTGTAGTTTTGGACAGCGCCACATCATATGTATaaggtctgctgtgtggatcttgcATCTATTACACAGAGGGGTGTCTCTCAGACCCATACCGTATAGGAACGCTGGAGTGCGATACACTCTATGTAACAAATATATTTGTGATCCATGGGACTCACTCAGAGACAGCTTGGGAGTCATCTGTGATATTTCCTCCCACAGTGATTCTTCAATAGCACCTATATCTTCCTCCCATTTGCTCCTTGTTGCCAGAGGATAGAACAAATTAATCTGACCCtgtatatatgaatatatgtGTGATATCTTCCCCTTTGTAATGGTTGATCCACCTATAATCTCTGCTGGTAGGAATTTTCCAAATTCTAGGTCATCCAGGCCCTTCTCCATCTGAAAGGTGTGCGAGTTGTAGATACTTAAAAAATTGCATGTGCGGCAGACCATATTCATCTCTCGGCTGCTCAAAGGATTTTATATTTGCACCAGTCACTATCTGGGACAATCGTCTAATCTCTCTATCTTTCCACCCTTGAAAGCCCTCCGGCTTTTCTAACTCCTGTAACTTCGGATTGTCCCAGATAGGAGTGTAGTGCGTATAGCCCTTGACTCCCATTATCTCTCTAACCTTCCACCAAACCTTATGCATAAGAACTAAAGTTGGAAAATTCTGGGTGTTACAGCGGAATTTAAGACTCTCTAGGGACTCAAACAGATGTGCATTACTAAAATAGATTTTTGGGAGTCGAAAACTCCAATCACTAGTATCCTCTGATTTCCATTCCTTGAAGTGTTGTATTTGCGATGCCAGAAAAATTTTTGTAGGATTAAGCAGTGCaagtcccccctcccccttagGATTACATAGTGTCTCCAATCTAATTCTAGGCCCTTTTTCTTTCAAAATCAAGCCTCTAAACAGTCGGCTGACCCTATAGAAGAGACTCTGCTTAAGACAGTGAGGCGAGTTATGAAGTAGATACAGCAACTGCGGCATCCAAACCATCTTAATGATGTTCACTTTTCCTATAATCGTTACGGGAAGTTTATACCGGACACAATGTTTTTTCCTAAATTTCACCAATAAGGGGTCTAGATTCAATTTTCCCTATTCCAAGACGTGCCTTGAGACTTTGACTCCCAAGTACATAACAACAGACTTGCATTGCATAGAGGTCCTATTTTCCTCCACCTCTAGATTAGGGTCATCTACTGGCAGTATATCAGATTTGCTCCAATTAATTGTCAGACCAGAAAACAAACTGTATTGTCTGATCAGAGACATTGCAACATCCAACAATTTACCATCACCCAGAAATAGAAGCaaatcatctgcatatagtgcCACTTTTTCCTCCAATTGCCCTCTTCTAAACCTTATCAACTTAGGGCAAGATCTCAGAACACTGGCGCGGGGTTCAATCACCAATGCAAAGAGGAGCGGGAAAGTGGACAACCTTGCCTTGTTCCTCTGCTTTATGAGTCTCATGAAGGACTAACCAAGCCCATCTTCTCCAATACTTCCCATAGAAAGGGCCATTCCACACCGTTGAATGCTTTAGCAGCGTCTAACGAGCATATTATTCTCTGCCCCATATTGTCCACTGGCAACTGAAGAGTAAGATATAGTCTCCTTATATTAATTGCCGTGGATCGAGCCGGGATAAATCCACTCTGATCTGGATGGATAAGAGTCATGACCACTTGTGAGAGTCTATTAGCCAAGACTTCTGATAGGAGCTTTACATTCACATTTAACTACGAGATAGGTCTTTATGATTCTGGCAGCAATGGGGCTTTCCCCGGTTTTCTGATAATCGTTGTTACTGTGTTACACATTGATGCTGGTAATTCCGTCTGTCACTCCGCTTCTAATAGTACCTCCAGTAATTTTGGTAATAGTAGCCCCGCATATTGTTTGTACAACTCAACTGGAAGGCCGTTGTCCCCTGGTGACTTATTATTCTGCATTGATTCTAAAGCTTCCTTCAGCTCCCCCAACCCCACAGGAGAATCTAGAAATTCCCTATGTTCAGCAGTCAAGCTTGGTAATTCTATATCTGCCAAGTACTGCATGATTTGTTCTTTCGGGACTTCTCTGTGCCTGTCAAACTACTGCTAGCATATGTCCGGCCCGTTCACCCGCCTCAAAATAAGCCTGTTTTTTAAATTTACGCTTATGTGCTGCAGTCTCTAAGGTATACAGAGTCACTTGTTCCGGGGCTGCCTTCCAATGCTCAATCGCCTCTACTGTACCCATCTCCACAAACCTGGCCCCTCTATCTGTCAGCTGCTTTCTTAGTTCTTGAACCCGCTTTCTATGTCTCCTTTTCATCTGTGTCACTCGCTGTAGAATACCCCTGTGATAGGCTTTCATCGCTTCCCATTGTACAGTAATAGTTGCAAAGCCTGCGTTTAACTCAAAGTATTCCTTCAGGGTTTCTCCCAGGTCTTGGTGTCCTATTATATTGAGCCAGTACGCATTAAACCTCCACAAAGGACACATAGGCGCACCACTTCCAGAATGTCGCACAACAATTTGCACTGGGGAGTGGTCAGACAATACCCTAGGAAGGCATCGGACCAATTGTACGCCCTCATATAACAGAGTTTTGTCAATTGCCAAGTCAATTGGTTACAGAGTCTGATATGTACTGGAATGGCATGAGTAGTATCTGACATCCATGTTCCTGGTACGCTACACATCTAGTAGAAGTGTCTCCCCCAGTAAGCGACCCAGCGGAGTCAAACCCCCTCCGTCTGGTGGTCCCTGTGAGCGTAGTCTATCCAAATGGGGGTCAATTACTGAATTAAAGTCTCCCAGTATCAGGACATCTGGCGTCTCCGCTATAAAGCCCAGAATCTGTCACATAACCACATTGCT
This region of Eleutherodactylus coqui strain aEleCoq1 chromosome 5, aEleCoq1.hap1, whole genome shotgun sequence genomic DNA includes:
- the LOC136627319 gene encoding zinc finger protein 850-like isoform X4, which encodes MIDSSKMEKDRNKMSESVFNLTLEILFQLTGEDYTVVKKTSSDGCWAPMCEGWGRPLSPIPGSPPHPLIHEDINVQKILELANKMVELLTGEVPIRCQDVAVYFSMEEWEYLEGHKDLYKDAMMETHQALPSPGPYRIDSSKMEKNRNKVAKSVLNLTLEILFQLTGEDYTVVKKTSSDGCYAPVCDGWGRPLSPIMGPPHPLIHEDINVQKILELTNKMIELLTGEVPIRCQDVAVYFSMEEREYLEGHKDLYKEAMMEIHQPLPSPVPSSKRSPPERCSRPLLPQDHQLLYRDEDLTNINTTETSVRGDQRCKEEIPTGNRPDEGIGSSEGRLISADCKAEDCAITQDTYEEPAIIPDISSALYSKDTSSDPLVQVPSSGPSQADKQEKCHRTGQHQSAHTGEKSCSCSECGKCFTEKSHFVTHQRSHTGEKLFSCSEWGKCFTEKSMLAQHPRTHTGEKPFSCSECGKCFRYKSVLVKHQRRHTGEKLFSCSECGKCFAQKVSLDQHQRSHTGEKPFSCSECGKCFTEKSVLVKHQKIHTGEKPFSCSECGKCFAQKVSLDQHQRSHTGEKPFSCSECGKCFAWKISLVRHEIIHTGEKPFSCSECGKCFIEKSTLAQHQRTHTGEKPFSCSECGKCFYHKILLMQHQESHIGEKPFSCSECGKCFAVQSNLVKHQRIHTEEKPFSCSECGKCFRYKSGIVSHQRTHTGEKPFSCSECGKCFAEKSVLVKHQKIHTGKKSFSCSECGKCFAQKVSLDQHQRSHTGEKPFSCSECGKCFAWKISLVRHEIIHTGEKPFSCSECGKCFIEKSTLAQHQRTHTGEKPFSCSECGKCFYHKILLMQHQESHIGEKPFSCSECGKCFAVQSNLVKHQRIHTEEKPFSCSECGKCFRYKSGIVSHQRTHTGEKPFSCSECGKCFAEKSVLVKHQKIHTGKKSFSCSECGKCFAQKVSLDQHQRSHTGEKPFSCSECGKCFAWKISLVRHQIIHTGEKPFSCSECGKCFAQKVLLDQHQRSHTGEKPFSCSECGKCFTEKSVLVKHQKIHTGEKPFSCSECGKCFAQKVSLDQHQRSHTGGKPFSCSECGKCFAWKISLVRHQIIHTGEKPFSCSECGKCFIEKSTLAQHQRTHTGEKPFSCSECGKCFYHKILLMQHQESHTGEKPFSCSECGKCFAVQSNLVKHQRIHTEEKPFSCSECGKCFRYKSGIVSHQRTHTGEKPFSCSECGKCFAEKSVLVKHQKIHTGKKSFSCSECGKCFIEKSVLVNHQKIHTGEKPFSCSECGKCFAWKISLVRHEIIHTGEKHFSCSECGKCFIEKSKLAQHQRTHTGEKPFSCSECGKCFYHKIFLMQHQESHTGEKPFSCSECGKCFAVQSNLVKHQRIHTEEKPFSCSECGKCFRYKSGIVSHQRTHTREKPFSCLECGKCFAEKSVLVKHQKIHTGKKSFSCSECGKCFIEKSVLVNHQKIHTGEKLFSCSECGKCFRYKSGIVSHQRTHTGEKPFSCSECGKCFAVQSNLVKHQRIHTEEKPFSCSECGKCFRYKSGIVSHQRTHTGEKPFSCSECGKCFRYKSGIVSHQRTHTGEKPFSCSECGKCFAEKSTLAQHQRTHTGETVFLF
- the LOC136627319 gene encoding zinc finger protein 850-like isoform X3, whose translation is MIDSSKMEKDRNKMSESAFNLTLEILFQLTGEDYTVVKKTSSDGCRAPMCEGWGRPLSPITGSPPHPLIHQDINVQKILELANKMIELLTGEVPIRCQDVAVYFSMEEWEYLEGHKDLYKEAMMETCQPLTSPGPYKIDSSKMEKDRNKVAKSVLNLTLEILFQLTGEDYTVVRKTSSDACQAPVCDGWGRPLSPIMGPPPHPLIHEDINVQKILELASKMIELLTGEVSIRCQDVAVYFSMEEREYLEGHKDVYKDAMMETRQPLPSPVPSSKRSPPERCPRPLLPQDHQLLYRDEDLTNINTTETSVRGDQRCKEEIPTGNRPDEGIGSSEGRLISADCKAEDCAITQDTYEEPAIIPDISSALYSKDTSSDPLVQVPSSGPSQADKQEKCHRTGQHQSAHTGEKSCSCSECGKCFTEKSHFVTHQRSHTGEKLFSCSEWGKCFTEKSMLAQHPRTHTGEKPFSCSECGKCFRYKSVLVKHQRRHTGEKLFSCSECGKCFAQKVSLDQHQRSHTGEKPFSCSECGKCFTEKSVLVKHQKIHTGEKPFSCSECGKCFAQKVSLDQHQRSHTGEKPFSCSECGKCFAWKISLVRHEIIHTGEKPFSCSECGKCFIEKSTLAQHQRTHTGEKPFSCSECGKCFYHKILLMQHQESHIGEKPFSCSECGKCFAVQSNLVKHQRIHTEEKPFSCSECGKCFRYKSGIVSHQRTHTGEKPFSCSECGKCFAEKSVLVKHQKIHTGKKSFSCSECGKCFAQKVSLDQHQRSHTGEKPFSCSECGKCFAWKISLVRHEIIHTGEKPFSCSECGKCFIEKSTLAQHQRTHTGEKPFSCSECGKCFYHKILLMQHQESHIGEKPFSCSECGKCFAVQSNLVKHQRIHTEEKPFSCSECGKCFRYKSGIVSHQRTHTGEKPFSCSECGKCFAEKSVLVKHQKIHTGKKSFSCSECGKCFAQKVSLDQHQRSHTGEKPFSCSECGKCFAWKISLVRHQIIHTGEKPFSCSECGKCFAQKVLLDQHQRSHTGEKPFSCSECGKCFTEKSVLVKHQKIHTGEKPFSCSECGKCFAQKVSLDQHQRSHTGGKPFSCSECGKCFAWKISLVRHQIIHTGEKPFSCSECGKCFIEKSTLAQHQRTHTGEKPFSCSECGKCFYHKILLMQHQESHTGEKPFSCSECGKCFAVQSNLVKHQRIHTEEKPFSCSECGKCFRYKSGIVSHQRTHTGEKPFSCSECGKCFAEKSVLVKHQKIHTGKKSFSCSECGKCFIEKSVLVNHQKIHTGEKPFSCSECGKCFAWKISLVRHEIIHTGEKHFSCSECGKCFIEKSKLAQHQRTHTGEKPFSCSECGKCFYHKIFLMQHQESHTGEKPFSCSECGKCFAVQSNLVKHQRIHTEEKPFSCSECGKCFRYKSGIVSHQRTHTREKPFSCLECGKCFAEKSVLVKHQKIHTGKKSFSCSECGKCFIEKSVLVNHQKIHTGEKLFSCSECGKCFRYKSGIVSHQRTHTGEKPFSCSECGKCFAVQSNLVKHQRIHTEEKPFSCSECGKCFRYKSGIVSHQRTHTGEKPFSCSECGKCFRYKSGIVSHQRTHTGEKPFSCSECGKCFAEKSTLAQHQRTHTGETVFLF
- the LOC136627319 gene encoding zinc finger protein 850-like isoform X5, whose translation is MSAHTQDYTVVKKTSSDGCRAPMCEGWGRPLSPITGSPPHPLIHQDINVQKILELANKMIELLTGEVPIRCQDVAVYFSMEEWEYLEGHKDLYKEAMMETCQPLTSPGPYKIDSSKMEKDRNKVAKSVLNLTLEILFQLTGEDYTVVRKTSSDACQAPVCDGWGRPLSPIMGPPPHPLIHEDINVQKILELASKMIELLTGEVSIRCQDVAVYFSMEEREYLEGHKDVYKDAMMETRQPLPSPVPSSKRSPPERCPRPLLPQDHQLLYRDEDLTNINTTETSVRGDQRCKEEIPTGNRPDEGIGSSEGRLISADCKAEDCAITQDTYEEPAIIPDISSALYSKDTSSDPLVQVPSSGPSQADKQEKCHRTGQHQSAHTGEKSCSCSECGKCFTEKSHFVTHQRSHTGEKLFSCSEWGKCFTEKSMLAQHPRTHTGEKPFSCSECGKCFRYKSVLVKHQRRHTGEKLFSCSECGKCFAQKVSLDQHQRSHTGEKPFSCSECGKCFTEKSVLVKHQKIHTGEKPFSCSECGKCFAQKVSLDQHQRSHTGEKPFSCSECGKCFAWKISLVRHEIIHTGEKPFSCSECGKCFIEKSTLAQHQRTHTGEKPFSCSECGKCFYHKILLMQHQESHIGEKPFSCSECGKCFAVQSNLVKHQRIHTEEKPFSCSECGKCFRYKSGIVSHQRTHTGEKPFSCSECGKCFAEKSVLVKHQKIHTGKKSFSCSECGKCFAQKVSLDQHQRSHTGEKPFSCSECGKCFAWKISLVRHEIIHTGEKPFSCSECGKCFIEKSTLAQHQRTHTGEKPFSCSECGKCFYHKILLMQHQESHIGEKPFSCSECGKCFAVQSNLVKHQRIHTEEKPFSCSECGKCFRYKSGIVSHQRTHTGEKPFSCSECGKCFAEKSVLVKHQKIHTGKKSFSCSECGKCFAQKVSLDQHQRSHTGEKPFSCSECGKCFAWKISLVRHQIIHTGEKPFSCSECGKCFAQKVLLDQHQRSHTGEKPFSCSECGKCFTEKSVLVKHQKIHTGEKPFSCSECGKCFAQKVSLDQHQRSHTGGKPFSCSECGKCFAWKISLVRHQIIHTGEKPFSCSECGKCFIEKSTLAQHQRTHTGEKPFSCSECGKCFYHKILLMQHQESHTGEKPFSCSECGKCFAVQSNLVKHQRIHTEEKPFSCSECGKCFRYKSGIVSHQRTHTGEKPFSCSECGKCFAEKSVLVKHQKIHTGKKSFSCSECGKCFIEKSVLVNHQKIHTGEKPFSCSECGKCFAWKISLVRHEIIHTGEKHFSCSECGKCFIEKSKLAQHQRTHTGEKPFSCSECGKCFYHKIFLMQHQESHTGEKPFSCSECGKCFAVQSNLVKHQRIHTEEKPFSCSECGKCFRYKSGIVSHQRTHTREKPFSCLECGKCFAEKSVLVKHQKIHTGKKSFSCSECGKCFIEKSVLVNHQKIHTGEKLFSCSECGKCFRYKSGIVSHQRTHTGEKPFSCSECGKCFAVQSNLVKHQRIHTEEKPFSCSECGKCFRYKSGIVSHQRTHTGEKPFSCSECGKCFRYKSGIVSHQRTHTGEKPFSCSECGKCFAEKSTLAQHQRTHTGETVFLF
- the LOC136627319 gene encoding zinc finger protein 850-like isoform X6 codes for the protein MIDSSKMEKDRNKMSESAFNLTLEILFQLTGEDYTVVKKTSSDGCRAPMCEGWGRPLSPITGSPPHPLIHQDINVQKILELANKMIELLTGEVPIRCQDVAVYFSMEEWEYLEGHKDLYKEAMMETCQPLTSPVPSSKRSPPERCPRPLLPQDHQLLYRDEDLTNINTTETSVRGDQRCKEEIPTGNRPDEGIGSSEGRLISADCKAEDCAITQDTYEEPAIIPDISSALYSKDTSSDPLVQVPSSGPSQADKQEKCHRTGQHQSAHTGEKSCSCSECGKCFTEKSHFVTHQRSHTGEKLFSCSEWGKCFTEKSMLAQHPRTHTGEKPFSCSECGKCFRYKSVLVKHQRRHTGEKLFSCSECGKCFAQKVSLDQHQRSHTGEKPFSCSECGKCFTEKSVLVKHQKIHTGEKPFSCSECGKCFAQKVSLDQHQRSHTGEKPFSCSECGKCFAWKISLVRHEIIHTGEKPFSCSECGKCFIEKSTLAQHQRTHTGEKPFSCSECGKCFYHKILLMQHQESHIGEKPFSCSECGKCFAVQSNLVKHQRIHTEEKPFSCSECGKCFRYKSGIVSHQRTHTGEKPFSCSECGKCFAEKSVLVKHQKIHTGKKSFSCSECGKCFAQKVSLDQHQRSHTGEKPFSCSECGKCFAWKISLVRHEIIHTGEKPFSCSECGKCFIEKSTLAQHQRTHTGEKPFSCSECGKCFYHKILLMQHQESHIGEKPFSCSECGKCFAVQSNLVKHQRIHTEEKPFSCSECGKCFRYKSGIVSHQRTHTGEKPFSCSECGKCFAEKSVLVKHQKIHTGKKSFSCSECGKCFAQKVSLDQHQRSHTGEKPFSCSECGKCFAWKISLVRHQIIHTGEKPFSCSECGKCFAQKVLLDQHQRSHTGEKPFSCSECGKCFTEKSVLVKHQKIHTGEKPFSCSECGKCFAQKVSLDQHQRSHTGGKPFSCSECGKCFAWKISLVRHQIIHTGEKPFSCSECGKCFIEKSTLAQHQRTHTGEKPFSCSECGKCFYHKILLMQHQESHTGEKPFSCSECGKCFAVQSNLVKHQRIHTEEKPFSCSECGKCFRYKSGIVSHQRTHTGEKPFSCSECGKCFAEKSVLVKHQKIHTGKKSFSCSECGKCFIEKSVLVNHQKIHTGEKPFSCSECGKCFAWKISLVRHEIIHTGEKHFSCSECGKCFIEKSKLAQHQRTHTGEKPFSCSECGKCFYHKIFLMQHQESHTGEKPFSCSECGKCFAVQSNLVKHQRIHTEEKPFSCSECGKCFRYKSGIVSHQRTHTREKPFSCLECGKCFAEKSVLVKHQKIHTGKKSFSCSECGKCFIEKSVLVNHQKIHTGEKLFSCSECGKCFRYKSGIVSHQRTHTGEKPFSCSECGKCFAVQSNLVKHQRIHTEEKPFSCSECGKCFRYKSGIVSHQRTHTGEKPFSCSECGKCFRYKSGIVSHQRTHTGEKPFSCSECGKCFAEKSTLAQHQRTHTGETVFLF